One part of the uncultured Celeribacter sp. genome encodes these proteins:
- a CDS encoding HlyU family transcriptional regulator: MSLFSKLFGGSSGGAAAQASAAEVKPELYSGFRIFPTPIKAESGFRICARIEKEIDGDTKVHEMIRADTISTKEEAEIASLRKAQVFIDQMGNSVFDS, translated from the coding sequence ATGTCACTTTTTTCCAAACTTTTCGGTGGTTCATCCGGTGGCGCGGCGGCGCAGGCTTCGGCGGCGGAGGTGAAGCCTGAACTCTACAGCGGGTTTCGCATTTTTCCGACGCCGATCAAGGCGGAGAGCGGCTTTCGCATCTGTGCGCGCATCGAGAAAGAGATCGATGGCGACACCAAAGTGCACGAGATGATCCGGGCGGACACCATTTCCACCAAAGAAGAGGCGGAGATCGCCAGTCTGCGCAAGGCGCAGGTCTTCATCGATCAGATGGGCAACAGCGTGTTTGACAGCTGA
- a CDS encoding SDR family oxidoreductase → MTTYLITGASGQLGQLAVDHFAKRVAKDDILALVRSDAAAEAYAAKGIATRRGDYTDPASLEAAFAGVDRLLLISSSEVGQRAVQHRNVIAAAKAAGVPFIAYTSILNAESGDMALAEEHLATEAMLKDSGLSYTLMRNGWYSENITMTLPQDLELGQHFGAAKDGKFATATRSDYAEAAAVVLAGGHDGEVLELAGDEAYTLSDYAAIVSELSGKPVSYTDMPQAAFTEALVGAGLPEGFAAILADSDAKAAEGALFDDSKTLSKLIGHPTEPISETVKAALA, encoded by the coding sequence ATGACCACCTATCTAATCACCGGCGCCTCCGGTCAGCTTGGCCAGCTGGCCGTTGATCATTTTGCCAAACGCGTGGCGAAAGACGACATTCTGGCGCTCGTGCGCTCTGATGCCGCCGCAGAGGCCTATGCCGCCAAAGGCATCGCCACTCGTCGCGGCGACTACACCGACCCCGCCAGTCTGGAAGCCGCCTTTGCAGGCGTCGACCGGCTGTTGCTGATCTCCTCCTCTGAAGTCGGCCAGCGCGCCGTACAGCACAGGAATGTCATCGCCGCTGCCAAAGCGGCTGGCGTACCGTTCATCGCCTACACCTCGATCCTGAACGCGGAGAGCGGGGATATGGCGCTCGCCGAGGAACACCTCGCCACCGAGGCGATGCTCAAGGACAGCGGTCTGTCCTACACGCTTATGCGCAATGGCTGGTATTCGGAAAACATCACCATGACCCTGCCGCAAGACCTTGAACTGGGTCAGCATTTCGGCGCGGCCAAAGATGGCAAATTCGCCACGGCAACGCGCAGCGATTACGCCGAAGCCGCCGCCGTCGTGCTGGCGGGCGGCCATGACGGTGAGGTTCTGGAACTGGCCGGCGATGAGGCCTACACCTTGAGCGATTACGCCGCCATCGTGAGCGAGCTGTCGGGCAAACCGGTCAGCTACACCGACATGCCGCAAGCCGCCTTCACCGAGGCGCTGGTCGGCGCCGGCCTGCCCGAGGGCTTCGCCGCCATTCTTGCGGATTCGGACGCGAAAGCCGCCGAGGGTGCCCTGTTTGACGACAGCAAAACCCTGTCCAAGCTGATCGGTCACCCGACCGAGCCGATCTCCGAGACGGTCAAGGCCGCACTGGCCTGA
- a CDS encoding helix-turn-helix domain-containing protein — MRDVPMTRLEQWKAEGFDPHNCPVRQVLDHVAAKWTTLILMELEAGPQRFNALGRALPDISKRMLTQSLRELERDGLVQREVFNTKPPSVSYSLTDLGRSFLGPLHGLVDWAGAQMPAIARARAAFDQG; from the coding sequence ATGCGCGACGTTCCGATGACCCGTTTGGAACAATGGAAAGCCGAGGGCTTTGATCCGCACAACTGCCCGGTGCGGCAGGTGTTGGATCATGTGGCCGCGAAATGGACCACGCTCATCTTGATGGAGCTGGAAGCGGGTCCGCAGCGGTTCAATGCGCTGGGACGGGCCTTGCCGGATATTTCAAAGCGGATGCTGACCCAGTCGCTGCGCGAACTGGAGCGCGATGGCCTCGTGCAACGCGAGGTTTTTAACACCAAGCCGCCGTCTGTCAGCTACAGTCTCACGGATTTGGGCCGCTCCTTTCTGGGGCCGCTGCACGGTCTGGTCGATTGGGCCGGGGCGCAGATGCCCGCCATCGCACGCGCCCGAGCTGCCTTCGATCAGGGCTGA
- a CDS encoding secondary thiamine-phosphate synthase enzyme YjbQ, whose product MSHHMFEIETRGPGLYEVTDQVARWVAGFGTKEAVLTLMIQHTSASLVIQENADPEVRVDLTNFFGRLVPPTTDPAMSYLTHTYEGPDDMPAHIKAALLPTSLSIPVIYGRLGLGTWQGIYLFEHRQRPHRRRVLALLPE is encoded by the coding sequence ATGAGCCATCATATGTTCGAAATCGAAACCCGTGGTCCGGGGCTGTATGAGGTGACGGACCAGGTGGCACGCTGGGTGGCGGGGTTTGGCACGAAAGAAGCCGTGCTGACCCTGATGATCCAGCACACCTCGGCTTCTTTGGTGATCCAGGAAAACGCGGATCCCGAGGTGCGCGTGGATCTGACCAATTTCTTTGGCCGGCTGGTGCCGCCGACGACAGATCCGGCGATGTCCTATCTCACCCATACCTATGAGGGGCCGGACGATATGCCAGCACATATCAAGGCGGCCTTGTTGCCCACCAGCTTGTCCATTCCTGTTATTTACGGGCGTCTGGGGCTGGGAACATGGCAAGGTATCTACCTTTTCGAACATCGGCAGCGACCGCATCGGCGCCGGGTACTGGCGCTGTTGCCGGAATGA
- the nrdR gene encoding transcriptional regulator NrdR, whose protein sequence is MRCPFCGNVDTQVKDSRPAEDHVAIRRRRFCSACGGRFTTYERVQLRDLVVVKSNGRREDFDRDKLERSIRIAAQKRPIEPERLDQMISGIVRRLESMGDTDIPSKTIGEIVMESLARIDTVAYVRFASVYKNFQAADDFDKFVSELRPGVKPEE, encoded by the coding sequence ATGCGTTGTCCATTTTGTGGAAATGTCGACACACAGGTGAAAGATAGCCGACCGGCGGAGGACCATGTGGCGATCCGGCGCAGACGGTTCTGCTCGGCCTGTGGCGGACGGTTCACGACCTATGAACGTGTGCAGCTGCGCGATCTCGTCGTGGTGAAATCCAACGGGCGGCGCGAAGATTTCGACCGCGACAAGCTGGAGCGCTCGATCCGCATCGCGGCCCAGAAACGCCCGATCGAACCGGAACGTCTGGACCAGATGATCTCCGGCATCGTGCGGCGTCTGGAAAGCATGGGCGACACGGACATCCCGTCGAAAACCATCGGCGAGATCGTGATGGAAAGCCTCGCCCGGATTGATACCGTGGCCTATGTGCGCTTTGCCTCTGTCTATAAGAATTTCCAGGCGGCAGATGATTTTGACAAGTTTGTCAGCGAATTGCGCCCCGGAGTGAAACCCGAAGAGTAA
- the ribD gene encoding bifunctional diaminohydroxyphosphoribosylaminopyrimidine deaminase/5-amino-6-(5-phosphoribosylamino)uracil reductase RibD, with product MSDLDHMRHALSLAARGLGQVWPNPAVGCVIVQGDHVVGRGWTQPGGRPHAETMALAQAGAAARGATAYVTLEPCSHHGKTPPCAEALSAAGIARVVVALGDPDPRVNGRGLALLQAAGIEVVTGVCTAQARAAQAGFLSRIERGRPIVTLKLALSWDGRIATASGESQWITGPLARRRVHGMRSSHDAVLVGGGTARVDNPTLTVRGLGVSHQPVRLVMSRHLDLPLDGNLAQSAQEVPVWLMHGPDASPDLVSAWQGLGAELIEVPVAQGRLDAAAALAALGARGLTRVFCEGGGSLAASLLSAGLADYVALFTAGLGIGAEGLPGLGALGLDRLAMAPRYTLERMEQVGPDVLTHWSRTR from the coding sequence ATGTCCGATCTTGATCACATGCGTCACGCGCTGTCTCTGGCGGCGCGGGGGCTTGGACAGGTCTGGCCCAATCCCGCAGTCGGCTGCGTCATCGTGCAGGGCGATCATGTTGTGGGGCGCGGCTGGACCCAACCCGGCGGTCGGCCCCATGCGGAAACCATGGCGCTGGCGCAGGCGGGTGCTGCTGCGCGCGGAGCCACCGCCTATGTCACGCTTGAACCCTGTTCCCATCACGGCAAAACCCCGCCCTGCGCCGAAGCACTGAGTGCGGCAGGTATTGCGCGTGTGGTGGTGGCGCTGGGCGATCCCGATCCGCGGGTGAACGGGCGGGGCTTGGCGCTGTTGCAGGCGGCGGGCATCGAGGTGGTGACCGGTGTCTGCACGGCGCAGGCGCGGGCAGCACAGGCAGGATTTTTGTCCCGGATCGAACGCGGGCGTCCCATTGTGACGCTGAAACTGGCACTGTCCTGGGACGGGCGTATCGCGACGGCGAGCGGGGAAAGCCAATGGATCACCGGGCCGCTTGCGCGGCGACGGGTGCATGGGATGCGCTCCAGTCACGATGCGGTTCTGGTTGGGGGAGGCACTGCGCGGGTTGACAACCCCACGCTGACGGTGCGCGGGCTTGGGGTGTCTCACCAGCCGGTGCGGCTGGTCATGTCACGCCATCTCGATCTGCCGCTGGACGGCAATCTGGCGCAGAGCGCGCAGGAGGTGCCGGTCTGGCTCATGCACGGTCCCGACGCCTCGCCCGATCTGGTGTCGGCTTGGCAGGGCCTTGGCGCCGAATTGATCGAAGTGCCGGTGGCGCAGGGGCGGCTCGACGCCGCTGCCGCTCTGGCGGCCCTTGGTGCGCGCGGCCTGACCCGGGTCTTTTGCGAAGGTGGCGGGTCGCTGGCCGCCTCGCTTTTGTCGGCGGGGCTGGCGGATTATGTGGCCTTGTTCACCGCCGGGCTTGGCATCGGTGCTGAGGGTCTTCCGGGGCTGGGGGCGCTGGGACTGGACCGTCTTGCGATGGCGCCGCGCTACACTTTGGAGCGGATGGAACAAGTCGGCCCGGATGTGTTGACCCACTGGTCGCGCACCCGGTGA